The following are from one region of the Hemitrygon akajei unplaced genomic scaffold, sHemAka1.3 Scf000100, whole genome shotgun sequence genome:
- the LOC140723080 gene encoding uncharacterized protein, with translation MAHQRVHTGERPFTCSDCGKGFTQSSQLKVHQRVHTGERPFTCSDCGKGFMLSSHLMRHQSVHTWERLFTCSECGKGFTQSSELLAHQSVHTGERPFTCGECGKGFTRSSHLLAHQRVHTGEKPFTCSDCGKGFSWSSDLQKHQRVHSGERLFTCSVCGKGFTQLSNLQSHQRVHTGEKPFICSDCGKGFSQSATLQRHQRVHTGERPFTCSICGKGFTQSSDMLAHQRFHTGERPFTCSNCGKRFSQSSTLQRHQSVHTGERPFTCSVCGKGFTRSSTLLAHQSLHTGERPFTCSECGKGFTQSSKLLAHQSVHTGERPFTCGECGKGFTQLSHLQRHQRVHTG, from the coding sequence atggctcaccagcgagttcacaccggggagcggccgttcacctgctcagactgtgggaagggattcactcagtcatcccaactgaaggtacatcagcgagttcacactggggagaggccgttcacgtgctcagactgtgggaagggattcatgtTGTCATCTCACCtaatgagacaccagtcagttcacacctgGGAGcgactgttcacctgctcagaatgtgggaaagggttcactcagtcatccgaactactggcacaccagtctgttcacactggggagaggccgtttacctgcggtgaatgtgggaagggattcactcggtcatctcacctactggcacaccagcgagttcacaccggggagaagccattcacctgctcagactgtgggaagggattctcttggTCATCTGATCTTcaaaaacaccagcgagttcacagtggggagaggctgttcacctgctcagtctgtgggaagggattcactcagttatccaacctacagagtcaccaacgagttcacactggggagaagccgttcatctgctcagactgtgggaagggtttcAGTCAGTCAGCCACACTACAAAGAcaccagagagttcacactggggagaggccgttcacctgctcaatctgtgggaagggattcactcagtcatctgatatGCTGGCAcaccagcgatttcacactggggagaggccgttcacttgctcaaactgtgggaagagattcagtcagtcatccaccctacagagacaccagtcagttcacactggggagaggccattcacctgctcagtctgtggaaagggattcacacgGTCATCcaccctattggcacaccagtcacttcacactggggagaggccgttcacctgcagtgaatgtgggaaaggattcactcagtcatccaaactactggcacatcagtcagttcacactggggagaggccgttcacctgcggtgaatgtgggaagggattcacacagttatctcatctacagagacaccagcgagttcacactgggtag